One window of the Xiphias gladius isolate SHS-SW01 ecotype Sanya breed wild chromosome 11, ASM1685928v1, whole genome shotgun sequence genome contains the following:
- the LOC120796701 gene encoding 5-hydroxytryptamine receptor 1D — translation MEDLDGSRSGPGSPQQAAAAAAASNASWAGGAGPVVSGRTRLVLEILMVLMCLGAVTGNILVIVIVAATKTFHSVTSVLIMNLAISDLLVGVGVMPFVALSIMNRGWVDCTDLCLYVGYTSSVYCTASVLTLAAIALDRYHSIMDCLRYSSRCTLWRTCAVVLWIWLQALVTSCPPLLGWSSVSYVVPMYSCAVNWASSPSYTAFMAALSYLIPAVVILFCYVNIVKVARSHARRIHTLEDSVQRSRNPSSAFAPGDSPHQHCGRLHSTSRLIYHISGQFVSELSGEEGNNTSPALPNSATEQSNPSFRRLFPFLAQSTSQPPLQPSQQHQSHHGVVRLFLVISAFFFCWTPYIGVALVQATETAISGQSSLVPPFAVTFSYWLVLLNSDINPLLYALLSKRFQGALQGLRQKLRARMGSVVGRAGEVRAEGDDGKISDPCTLNTTHPGPPSSSESSTCEDSKYSPSIFAVSTDFKRHPEDRLCRVCHPENASPSSVWPDAGGDRGADCLQVPSRPQEGSRLPFSALTKERQATFFYGQITVRVEHDVC, via the exons ATGGAGGACCTGGATGGCTCCCGGTCGGGTCCCGGGTCGCCACAGCAGGCAGCCGCGGCAGCGGCGGCGTCCAACGCGAGCTGGGCGGGGGGAGCAGGACCCGTGGTGTCCGGGCGGACGCGGCTGGTCCTGGAGATCCTCATGGTGCTGATGTGTCTGGGCGCTGTGACAG GTAATATTCTTGTCATTGTTATTGTGGCTGCAACCAAGACTTTCCACTCTGTGACGTCAGTGCTGATCATGAACCTGGCCATCAGTGACCTCCTGGTGGGCGTCGGAGTCATGCCTTTTGTTGCTCTGTCCATCATGAACCGTGGATGGGTGGATTGCACT GACCTCTGCTTGTACGTGGGTTACACCTCCTCTGTGTATTGCACAGCTTCTGTACTGACACTAGCGGCCATTGCTCTTGACCGCTACCACTCCATCATGGACTGCCTGCGCTACAGCTCCCGCTGCACACTGTGGAGGACCTGTGCTGTGGTCCTGTGGATCTGGCTGCAGGCTCTGGTCACCAGTTGCCCTCCCCTGCTGGGCTGGAGCTCCGTCAGCTATGTGGTTCCCATGTACAGCTGCGCAGTCAACTGGGCCAGCAGTCCCAGCTACACGGCTTTCATGGCCGCCCTCTCCTACCTCATACCTGCCGTGGTCATCCTCTTCTGCTACGTGAACATCGTCAAGGTGGCGCGAAGCCACGCCAGGAGGATTCATACATTGGAGGACTCTGTCCAGCGAAGCAGGAATCCAAGCTCTGCCTTTGCTCCTGGTGATTCGCCTCACCAGCACTGTGGGAGACTCCACAGCACCTCTAGACTGATCTATCACATAAGTGGACAGTTTGTGTCTGAGCTCAGTGGAGAAGAAGGAAACAATACCAGCCCTGCTCTCCCCAATTCGGCTACGGAGCAGAGTAACCCTTCATTTAGACGTTTGTTCCCTTTCCTGGCTCAGAGTACCTCCCAGCCCCCCCTTCAGCCCTCCCAGCAGCACCAGAGCCACCACGGAGTGGTGCGTCTCTTCCTGGTCATCTCAGCCTTCTTCTTCTGTTGGACACCTTACATAGGTGTGGCCCTGGTTCAGGCCACAGAAACTGCAATTTCAGGCCAGTCCAGCCTTGTCCCACCCTTTGCTGTTACCTTTTCCTACTGGCTAGTGTTGCTGAATTCTGACATCAATCCTCTACTGTACGCTCTGCTCAGCAAGCGTTTCCAGGGTGCGCTTCAGGGACTGAGGCAGAAATTAAGAGCACGCATGGGGAGTGTGGTGGGCAGGGCAGGGGAAGTCAGGGCTGAGGGAGACGACGGCAAGATCAGCGACCCCTGCACTCTGAACACCACCCATCCTGGCCCACCTTCCAGCTCGGAGAGTTCGACCTGTGAGGACTCCAAGTATTCTCCCTCCATTTTTGCTGTTAGCACTGACTTCAAACGTCATCCCGAGGATCGTCTATGCAGAGTGTGTCACCCTGAAAACGCCTCCCCGTCCTCTGTGTGGCCAGACGCTGGGGGTGACAGGGGGGCTGACTGCCTGCAGGTTCCCTCTCGGCCACAGGAGGGCAGCAGACTACCTTTCTCTGCTCTGACGAAGGAGCGCCAGGCCACTTTCTTCTATGGCCAGATTACAGTCAGGGTAGAGCATGATGTTTGTTAA